TTACTGCACGCCCTTTATCGCCGAGATGGGCCGGCTACGCGACCGGGTGCTGAACGCTCTGACCCCTTTGGGTGGGCGGGTGCGTATCCCCTCGCCGGATGGGGCCTTTTATGCGCTTCTGCGCCTGGATACCCCGCTGGCTCCGCTGGTCCTGGTGGAGCGCCTCATTCGCGAGCATCGGGTCGCGGTCATTCCCGGCACGGCCTTCGGTATGATGGACGGGTGTTATATCCGGGTAGCCTTCGGAGCGCTCCTAAGCGAGACGGTAGAAGAAGGCGTAGGCCGGCTCGTAGAAGGACTACAGCGGCTGATATAGACCCGTTAGAGCACTCCCATCAATTGCAATCCGCCCTCCAGCTGCTCCGGGGATTCATAAAGCAGCGTTTGAAATCCGAGCTGCTCGGCCACTTCGATATTGGCCGCCTTGTCATCGACAAACAGGCATTGCTGCGGTTTGCGTTTTATGCGGCGCAACAGGATATGGAAGATCGCCGGATCAGGCTTGGCTACCTTTTCTTCCCCGGATACAACCAGCTCCTCGAACCAAGACAGAAACGAGAACCGACGCTTCATGATTGGAAAGGTCTCGGCGGACCAGTTGGTTAGCGCGCACAGGTAACTATCGCCCGCGTGAAGCCTGGATAAAATGCGTACGGTTTCGTCAATCGGGCCCCCCACCATCTCATCCCACTGCGCATAATAGGCCCGAATGAAGGGATCGTAGGCGGGATATTCTTTAATACGCTCGGCGATGGCCCGCTCGAACGTGATGCCCCGATCCATCTGCTCGTTCCATTCCGCTGAGCAGATATGCCTCAGGAAGTACTCCATTTCTTCGAGATCGGACCCGAATAGCCGGCGATAGAGATACCGCGGGTTCCAGTCGATCAGAACCCCACCCACGTCGAAGACAATCACTCGTTTGTCCCGGGAGATAAGACGGCTTTCCATGATTTGCTGGCTGTCGAACAGAGTTTACGGGCCGGGGCCCGCTGTATCTGTTGAAGTATCGGCCGCCGCCAACTGGACGATAATGCCGAGTGGTTCACGTGAGATGCGTCTTTACAAACGCGGCCGCGCACTCCATCATGGTGCCAAAATCCGGATTCCGCGCCTCCAGCACGAGCGGTTCACCCGCTGGCCCGTGCGGCGCGAGTACATCCTTCTCCAAAACAAGCGAAGCATGCCGCACACCTCGCTCCTTTGGGATTCGGTAGAAGCAGGTGGTGGCCTCGCCACCGGTGTGATGAGAAACCAGTAGTTCCACTTCGCCTATATCCGTGACCGTATCGGCTTCCGAGTGGGCGACAAACAGGGGCTGCGCGATGTCCGCGTACTTCTCCCGGTCCGGATACCGGTCTTCGATATACCCTATGAGGCGGGCCAGCGCCGCCGCGCCTTCATAGTCGTGGCGCGAATAACGATAGGGATTGATCCCGATGAGCGGATGCTCGCGATCCTGGCGATCAGCCATGTACTTGACGAGGGGCGTAAACCGGAGGAGCGTTTCCGTGAAGTTTCCCAACGGGCCGGCCAAGTCCAGTGCGGCCGAGAACAAAAACAGTCCTCCTGTGATCATCTCGGGCGCCGTGATCGCCTTGTACACGCCGAGGGTGGCGCCGGTTGAAAGCCCTCCGATCGATACACGCGGAGCCAGGCGTACGGCCAGTTCGGTGATGAGGTCCACTTCCCGCATCCACTGCTCGGGAGTTACGCCTTTCATCCCATCCGGTGCTTTGAGTCCGTGCGCCGGCAGGAGCGGCAGGAGGACGTCGAAACCCATTGCATGCAATTGACGGCCAACGGCATCCACGTAGTATGGCGAGTCGGTCAAACCATGCACGAGAACGACCGCATTTCCTACCTGGCGTTCGTGCAGGTACAGGCGCGGTTCGCAGCCCGGCCGAAGTTTACCTTCAAGCGGTTCGTAGTGGCGATTCCACAGATCGCGAATTACGCGTTTCGGCATAGGTGATATCTCGGGGGACTATCAGACAACGAGTAGTACAGTGGACTCCGCGCAAGCGTGTCTCCTACAACGCATGCCGAGTGCGCACGTTCACGGCGTCTACGCCGCGTTTCGCGGTGAAACGAAATCTAGTGCGGCCGGGTTAATTTAGGCCCATTCCACATAGTGTCCACCTATCCACCGAGTCGATTTCCCATGGCTCCGCCGTCCAATGAACCCTTTGCCGCGGCTGTATTACGGCAAATCGGGGGATACAACTCCCACTACCTCCTGATCCCGCCGGAGATCGCGGATGGATATCGAAGCGCCGGAGTTAAACGCGTCATCGCCACGTTGAATGGCCGACCGTTTAACCGCGCCATCCTGGGTAATGCCGATGGGGAACGGTTCCTGGTCGTGGGATTACCCATCCTGCGTGACATCAAAGCCCGGCCTGGCGATATCGTCATGATCGAACTCATGCCGGACCCCGAACCCGACCGCATCGAACTGGGCATCGAGTTTACCGAAGTGCTGGAACTGGACGACGAGGCCGCGGAACGTTTTTACAGCTTCACCCCCGGCCGTCAGCGCTCGATGGCCTATTACGTCACCAGCGCCAGGAGAGAGGAAACCCGCATCAAGCGATCGCTCGATCTCGCACACAAACTCAGAACGCGTACGCTGTACGGAGACCGCGAACAGGAGCTATGAACAGTGTTTGACTCCTTTGCCTGGCCTCAGGCATCGAACAGCCTATTCTCCGCCAGGCACATCGCAAGTTCTCGGTACGTCTCGCGGATGGCCGCCGGCGTCGGTTTTGCGCCCAGCCGACGTATGATGCGACTCGAAAGTGAGCCTCGGGCCAGCACGGCCTCCAGCACATCAACCAGCTCGGGTTCCACATCAGCCCGGACCTGCTCGAAGAGGTGCTGCCACACGCTGCCGGCATCGGCCGAGAGGGCCGATAGGCCCATTGTCGCCAGATACGCTTGGTCGCGGATGATGGTGCGTTCGCCGGTGCAGATCACGTCGAGGAAGAGGGCCGCAAGATCGTCCTCATGCCAGCGCTTCTGCGCCTCGTAGCCACACCAGCGCTGATCCACGAGCGCCCTGGTGACCGCCGCGATCCCGGCGGTAATGGCCAGATCGGCGGCCGGGCACTCCTGAATGTCGACGATGCGGATTTCGATCGCGCTGCGGTCAAATCGAGCAATCGCTCCACGCGAGTTCATGAACGTGGATTGCAGGATGCCCTGGCCGTCAAAGGGCGCGATACCTTCCTGGATCGGGAGGTAGATTCGCTGGTGGTAGTCGGCCTGCGTGAAAACCGCCTCCGGGACCACCTTGCCGGCGATTGCAGGAATCCGTTTCTGGTTATGCCGATAGGTCTCGAGCCGGCTATCTAAGAATCCGGTATACGCCCCATCCAGCAGGGGTGTGCTGGCACTTAGCGCCGGGATGATGGGGAGCAGGAGGCGAATGGCCGCGTGTAGCCGACCGAACTCGTCGTCTCCATCAAACGGCAGGTTGATGTGAGTGCTCTGGAGGTTCGCCCATCCGTGTCCCCGGCAATCGAATATCTCGTTGTAGAGTTGGTAGACCTCGTTGAATTCGTGCGGCCAGAGCTGTGTCTCCTTGAACGGATCCATGAACGGATGGGCTCCGGTCGGCATCAGCATGGCGCCAAACGGCGCCAGATGGTCGTTCACGGCCTGGACGTTAGCGGCAAACAGCGCCGATAAGCCGGCAAGGGTGGGTGCTGGCCCGTTGGTTTTAAGCTCGATGACATGATTCACGAGCTCGTTCGACCAGCCGATGGCGCCATTTTCGATGTCATCATACGTGCCCGACACCGCAAATAACATGGCATCGACAATCGGGCGGATCGCGAGGGTATCGCGGTCCACCACCATGTATTCGAGTTCGACCCCGAAGGCCTCAAACAGGCCGTGACGACGGTTGAGCGGCATGCGCAATACCGAGTTTGGCTTCTATGCGCGTTTTTAAGGCCTGGATGATACGGACATAAAGCTCGTCTTTCAGCACATTGTCTTCGACCCCGACATCGATATTCGGGTTGTCGTTTACCTCAATCAAATAGGGCTTGCCATCAATTTCCTTCAGATCCACCCCGAACAGGCCATCGCCTATCAGGTTCGTGGCTTTTAATGCGGCCTCTACGATAGCCGGCGGAGCGTGTTCTACCGGGATCGTTGCATATTCGCCCATGATATCCTCCTTCTCCCCATGCCAGTTATAAATCTGCCAGTGCCCCTTCGCCATGAAGTACTGGCAGGCGAACAACGGCTTGCCGTCCAGGATGCCAATCCGCCAGTCAAAAGTAGTCGGTAAATACTCCTGAGCGATCACCAGCTCGGATTCACTGAGCATCCGGTCCACTTCCGCTTTGAGCTCCGCCGACGTTTGTACCTTTTTCACACCCACCGAAAACGACGAATCCGGCAGCTTCAGGACGCACGGAAGCCCCAATTCTTTCTCTAACGTATCCAGATTGTCCGCATGTACGATGACTGTTTTCGGCGTGAGGATCTTGGCCAATTGGAGCACTTCCGCCAGATAGACCTTGTTCGCGCAACGAAGAATGGCCTTCGGCGTGTCGATCACGGCCATCCCTTCGGACGAAGCCCGGCTCGCAAACCGGTACGTGTGATGATCGACCGCTGTGGTTTCACGGATAAACAGGGCGTCGAACTCGCCGATTCGGCTGTAGTCCTCTCGCGTAATCAATTCGACGCTGAAACCCAGTTTTTCCGCGGCGTCGACGAATTTCTGGATGGCCTTGGGGTCCGACGGCGGCGATTTCTCCTCGGGGTTCACCAGTATCGCGAGGTCGTACAGGAATTCGCTCGCCTTCGTTTTATCGTACCGTTTCTTGGCAAAGTACTGCCGCGCCGTCTGTTGGACGAAATCCACATGACTATCTGGAATCTCACTGCGGTCGATCGCGCGAATGCTCTGTAAGATCCATTTTTTCAAGCTCTTACTCCACGTAAAACGAGCCCTCAGCAACGGCGCCTGGAACAGTTTGTATAGCTCGAGGCTGAGCCGGTCGTGTTGCGTCGCAATGTTTTTACCGAAGTAGATACTCAGCACGAACTCCTCCCCCTTGATCCGTCGGAGGCTCCGTTGAATGAGATCGTCCAGCTCGTCGGACTCAACACGTACCACCGACGGGTTCTTCAGGTCCTGAATGGTCTTCACATTTGGGATTACCTTGTGGCCGCGCGCTTCGGCGAGAAGCGAGACATAATAGCCGCGCGACTGGTAGCTGTAGCTCCGGCACAGGTTAAACACCCGTACGTTCTTGAGCGCGGCGAATTCGGGATTGGTCAGGTATTGCTTGGCGGACACGACCTCGACGCCTGGCACATCGAGCGTCCAGAGTTTAGGGTAGTGTACTACGACGAGCTTTTTCATGGAGACGAGAGTGGGGATATCATCAACAGATTGGCATCGTACGTCACGACGCCCAGCATGATGGCATTCACGAGACGATTCAGGCCGACCTTGTAGTAACTCTGGCCTGTAAGCGGATTACGCTTGTAGGGATCGGCAACGATCACGGAGCCGTTTTCGAAACCACAGAGCACCACGAAGTGCCCCATCGGCTCTCCTTTGAGATCATCGTATACAGACTGATCCAGATGGTTGGTGTACTCTCGAGTGCAGGCGTACAGGTAGGTGGCGCTGAGTCCGGCGAGGATTGGAAGCCGACGGTCGAAATACCGTCGCAGCAGTTCATGGGTCAGATCCTCGAAGAGAAAGCTGCCTCCGGCTTCGAGGAAAGCGATGTAGGCATCCGTCGTTGCTTTAAACTTCTTTCCCGTTTTATAACGGAGTTGATCTTTCAGCTTTAGAATCAGCGTTTCATTAGGCAACAAATCCCAGCTCGGGTCCAGAATCTTGAGGTTGTATGAGTAGATCTGCGCCTGAAACCCGCGACGGAGTGCATCCAACCCGAGAAAAACCGCCAGCGTCCCCCCCTCCTCCAGATTTTCCACCGAGCCGATCACTTCCTCAAGCTGGACTGGGTCGCCGAAGTACTGATAGACCGCCTGAAGACTCGTCGGACCGCACGTGACATCGTCGGGCTGTTCGAGCATCTTGATGTCAAGTACCGGAGAGAAGGGCATGGCGGAGGAGCAGGGCTGGGTATGGTGCGGATCAATCGAAGTTGTGCGCCAATGTTCCAGCCGTCCGTGAGGAGCTGGCGATACATGGCGTGGAAGCGGTCCCTGATTCCGGCCCTCCGCTAACGAACAATTCCTATCAACCCTTCCTCGCTTCACGCAAACGCCCCGCAAGATGCAGGAAAAGCAATAGTAAGCCTACCATGAATACAAACTTGAGCCAGAGGGGCATCGGCTCCACCAGGCGCGATCCTTCACTCGGCCTGGTTTGGTCCTGCTGGACCTCTTGCCCGTGCGCCACGGGCACTACCTCGGAGCAGGTGGCCATCTGAACAAAAAGGTAGTTCTCTTTGGTCTCTCTCGGGGAGACGATTGCGCAGAGACCTGACTGATCGGGGGTGGAAGCTCCCCTCGCTTCCTGGACAAAGCGCCGGCGTGCTTCGTTATCGTGACGCAAGCCGTAGGGCAACACCATCAGATGGACCAGCGTTCCATCCTCCGCATCAAATGCCGTATACACCTCCCCTACGCCTCGAGTGCCCGCCTTGTCCAAAATACGGTATTCCAGAAAGAGCTGGCCAACAGGCCATTCTGTCCGCTCTTCGGGCCTTTTCATAAGTGGTAGCCCGTTCTGGCCTCCCTCTTCGCCGGCCGTCGGTGCAATCACACGACCCGCTGAGGGTGGTGCGACCGGTTTTAATTCGAGCACGCCCGTTTGCACAATCTGAATTGGTTTCCGTTTTGGAAGGACTTTAATATCAACATGCTGATTGGCACCTGGCGCCAGGTCGTACTCGTTTTTTTTGAGTTCTATATAATGATTAAGTGGAAGTGAGGCCGGCTCTATCGTCAGGGTCCAGCGACCCGGACGCAGATCGGTGTACGAGAATTGGCCTCTCCGATCCGTCGTCTGGACGAAGTGTTCGGGTCCGTTGCTGATCTCGACACGGATGCCAGCCAATCCTCCTGACTGCTGAATGCCATTACCCCCCTCTGGCCCTTCGACAAAGAAATACTGCCGGACTCGACCTGATATGGATACGCTGCGGACTATCATTATATCAAGTTCCGTCACTTTGTCGCTTATGGCCAGCTCAATCGGGAGCGCTTGTGTCGGGAGGCGATCCAGACCTATGGTGGAGCGGTCGATAAACAGGTAGTGTGTGCCCGCACTCGGGTAAAGGAACTGATATTTCCCCTCCGTGTCGGTGAGCGTGTGGTTTTTTCCAAGCCTCAGCAACACGTCGGATATCCCTAAGCCGGTCTCTCCATCGATGACGCGCCCTGAAATCATTTTAGGCGAAGCTTCCCTCCAAGTGGGCACATCCAGCGGAACCGTATAGCTCAACGCATAGTCGCTGCTACCATGCTTGATGCCGCCGCCGAATGTGTTGTAGCGTGTTTTAAACGAAATGATATGACCAAAGGGTAGGCGATGGTCGTAACCAATCGTTGCCTGGGTGTATTCGGGCAGACGTGAGTTCTTTTCTATACTCGTGTACAAGCTCACATCCATACGCGACCGCCCTGAAAGGGTGACATTAGCGCTTATGTTCGCCAGCCAGCGCTGCTGCTGGCGAGCGCTGTAGCGTGTTTGACCGTCGAGATGTTCTACGGACAAGTTATAGGCAATCCGGGGCATTTCGATGCGGGAGCGCAGTTCGATGCGTTGGTACGTGCCCGTGTTATCAATGCCCGAGCTTTTTAATCGATTTTGCCCTTGCTCGAATACGCCTGTCAAACCAAAGCCCTGCGCCGTGAAGCCGGACGAGACACGTATGGCCGTGTAGGTGCGATCTTGTTGGGCTACATGCTGAACCTGGTCGTCATAATACACGTCAAAAAATGCCGATCGCTGAGCAACCCGGCGCCATAACCCACCTCCGAATCGATAGGCTCGAGTCGTTCGATTCGCCGGGTCCGCGATGGATTCGCTTTCAAAGCCTCGCGACTCGGCCCGCCAACTGCCCTCGAAACGCAACCAGCGCACGGGTCTGAAGATGAGATTCGCTGAACCGAGGTCAAGATCGCTGTAGTAGCCCGGGTATAGTGGATCGGCATGGACCAGACGGGCTCCGTACGCAATCAGGGACTGGTTGCCGACTAGTTCAAATGAGGCGGCTTTGGTCAACTTCCCCAGTCGACGTCCGACCCCCACTTCGGTGTCGATCTGTGTGTTGAGTGCCGGCCTGACTACGCCGCGTAGTGTAACGGCCTGCCCTTCCACATAACCTGTCCGACGAAGGGCGTTAGCGCTCAATTCTGTTATCGAATTGAGCCTGTAACGCACAAAAGCGGTCTGTTGGCCTTGTTCCCCGACCGTTTGCCGGCCCTGACCGTGGAAGGCGCCAATCCCAAAGCGCCCGACACTCGTTTCTCCGCCTGCACCGAACAGATACCGGCCCCATTCGGTTAGTGGCGACAGTACATGCGTTTGATCACCAAGTCGTAGGGAGCCTTTATCTCCTGAAAATGCCAGCCGATATTCATCACGTAGCCCAAAGGACGAGCGGTCACGCCGATCGGGTGCGCGCAATAAAATATCCATTGTAGTCCCCCCTGGGCTCCGGCTCCGACCGGTCACTTCCAACTGCGTTCCGGCTCCGCGTTGATCCCCGGTCGTTCGCAGGGTGGTCGCCAGTGGGTATTCGCGAGCGACTCGCGGGACGTGCGGGGCTCGGGGAATCACGTCAATACGTGTAGACGCGTCCACCGTATGCTCGGGGGCATCCCGTACCGAGGCCTCGACTCGCAACGCATAGTGTGTCGTGACAGGAATTAGACGTGGCGTTTCAACGACCAGAGCAAGTTGACGTGATCCCCCGACAGGAAGCTCGATCGAGGAGGCCTCGAGGGTTGATTTCCAGTTTAAATTCCCCCTGGCGCTTAGCAGGACGGTGATCTCTCTGTTACCGCGATTATGGAGGAGAATGGTGGCCCGGATGGGTTCGCCGGCGCGCACATGACGCGGGAATTCAGTAATCTGAATATCAGCGAGGCTCGACGGACGGACGGACACCTCTACTTCCGCCTCGGCGGAAGATTCAGCGTCTCCGTCATACCATACGGTAAGCCGTATCACATAAGGCGTCGGTTCCGCCTTTTCTGGCACTTTGAAACTGATCAGGCGAGAGATGGAATCCCGGGCGGCGACCATGAACTCGGAGGGGGGGATGATGGCGCGCCAGCCATCTGGCACTTCGACCGCGGAAACAACAAGGCGCTTTTCCGGATCGGTGCTACTGACTCGAAAAACGGCGGTGTATACCTCTCCGGGCACCGCCTCCACGAACGTAGCGCCGGCGACATCTACCCGCACCCCGCGACTCATCTGTCCAGTCGCTGTTGACCCCACCGCCACGCTGATCGACAGGAATGAAAGGAGGAAGATACGGGACGCGATATATCCTTGGCAGTTTCCCACTGTTATAAGACGAGCGTATACTGAGCTCCAACGATGTAGTCGCCAGCGGCCTCGACAACAATGAGTGCCTCATAGTTGCCCTTCGCGAGGTGGTTTAACTCCATGCGCTGCATGACCGATGTGCCTGGATATAACCGGAAAGAACTCCCCATGAGGCGCTCCTTCTCGCTGCCGGCCGCATCGTAGATCTCTACCCAGACGGACGGACTGATCATCGCGTCTCCGGTGTTTTCAATTATGACTTCCAACACCTTGCGGCCATCCGCCTCGGCGATCAAATCAACCCCCGTAAATGAGACATCATAGCGCGCCTGTTCCTCGATGTGCGTGGCCACTTGAACCCCATAACGCATTACCTGGCGTACACCATATTCAACCGCTTGAGGCTTCCTGGGCAGACGCGATTCGGAGTCTCCAGCCTGTATAGGCTCTACCATCAACATGCTCCAATACGTGCCAGACAAGGGCTCCCCACCCACCGACTCGGGTACCGTCACCGAATAGTTGACGGGTATGGTTTCGCCCGGGGGAATAAGGAGGAGGGCAGGGCTGAAGTCGATCCAGGTAGCATTCGAGCGCAGCGTCGATCCAGGTTCACCGTATTCATTGGTGCCATCGGCGTAAAACAGATAGTCGGTCTGATATATCTTCGCTTCTTGCGGCTGTGCCGTATCGTTTCTGATGAGGATCTCAGCGTGGTAGATCATTCCTGGCTTCACCGGTTTATCCTGAGCGAGTCCGGTTCGAAGCGAGATCTGACCACGCGCATCGGCTGCCATACAGAAGAGAAGCAAGAGAAGGCTGCGTCGCATCGTCGACATAGGGTTTTAATGCTTATTGTGCCGTCAGTGTAAATGTAATCGTATGAACGTCATCCCCATTGGCTGCACTCGTTCCCTGCGCAGCCGTGGCTTCAGCACGGTACTGAAGCGTCCCGCTTCCTATTACACTCTTGCCAATCGATTGTATGAGATCAATGGCGGCCATCCCGTCTGCAAGCGACCGTTCTGGTTGGGCAGTCCCCTCCACCACGCCTGTCGCTACCAGGTACAAGGAAAAGGACTGACCGGGACAGGCCGTGGAAACCGTTATTTTGAAGGCGTTCTGGGTGCCGTTGGTCGACCAATCGAGCCTGGTTGCGGTATTCGTTACCGATTGAGGTTGTGATCCCGCAATGGCCGAAACGATAGTGAGTGTGGGGTTGCCTCCCACCACGGTAAGCGACAACGGGGGTGTTTCGTTCATCCAACCCACCCCCAGCAACAAGGCCAACACACCGGGCCCCGCGGCGGCGAAAGCCAGCTTTCGATTCATTCAGTTTGTGTGAACTTGGCTCGGCGGGATTCATCCCGCGGTATGCAGAAGAAATGCGATCAAGACGCTGATGTGAATGCGCCCATACTACGCAGTCAGTTTATGGCTGCGGAGTCTACGTGAAATGAAAACCCGTTATTCTGAAAATCAAGGCCGCTTTATTACCAGGAAGCGTATTGAAGAGCGGATAACATACCTCGACGGGCATCGTGGTTGAAGTGAAGAGCAGCAGGATGCGGCTCAAATATTTGTAATCGTAAGGGTGACCGTATGCGTCTCGCCGGCAGGCTCATTGGGCACGGCGGCAGCGGTTGCCGCTGCCGTGTATTTGATTTGCAGTGCCATTCCGGTGACACGCGTAATGCCTGTAACAAGGTCTGATGCACTCCCCGACGTCAGGGTGACTTCTCCGGCTGATGTGGCACCAGCTGGTTCCGTCAATTCGATAGCGAGGCTGATGCCGGCTGCATAGTCTACATCCAGCTGCCCGGTGATCTTCTTGTTCGCCCCATTACTCGTGATGTTGTACGTTGTCGTGAGGTCGGTCGCATCGTCGGGCGCGCTGCCGGCCGTCGCTGAATTGATCGTGATGGTCAGGGTCGCAGCTGAAACGGTGATCTCATTAATCTCCTGAACGACCACTGTCACGTTTTGTGTCTCGCTCTGAGCAACAACCAGCGGCGCTAGCCACAGGCTAGCAATCAGAAGAGTTATGACAAGTTTGAAGCTACGCATCTTGGCTACGGTAAGGCTTTGATACTGTCGGGCACGTCTGATCACCCACTCTCCCAGGGATCGGCCATCGCGATTCAGCCTTTAAGTGTTTTCACTTACGACATTAATGATCGGGTTTTCTGTGGATTTCATGCGGACGGGGGCGGTTTTCGAGGCGCGATGCGGCGGTTCCCACGAGCAAAAGAGCGAAGAGGACCGCTGAATCGACACATAAGGCAGGCGGCGTCTATCAAAAACATCCTGACGCTACTTCGCACGAAAATGCAAATCGGATACCATCACTCCGTCCGCAGCCCCTGGCCGTCTTTTGTCGATCGCGGGT
This genomic window from Rhodothermales bacterium contains:
- a CDS encoding RimK family protein, which codes for MKKLVVVHYPKLWTLDVPGVEVVSAKQYLTNPEFAALKNVRVFNLCRSYSYQSRGYYVSLLAEARGHKVIPNVKTIQDLKNPSVVRVESDELDDLIQRSLRRIKGEEFVLSIYFGKNIATQHDRLSLELYKLFQAPLLRARFTWSKSLKKWILQSIRAIDRSEIPDSHVDFVQQTARQYFAKKRYDKTKASEFLYDLAILVNPEEKSPPSDPKAIQKFVDAAEKLGFSVELITREDYSRIGEFDALFIRETTAVDHHTYRFASRASSEGMAVIDTPKAILRCANKVYLAEVLQLAKILTPKTVIVHADNLDTLEKELGLPCVLKLPDSSFSVGVKKVQTSAELKAEVDRMLSESELVIAQEYLPTTFDWRIGILDGKPLFACQYFMAKGHWQIYNWHGEKEDIMGEYATIPVEHAPPAIVEAALKATNLIGDGLFGVDLKEIDGKPYLIEVNDNPNIDVGVEDNVLKDELYVRIIQALKTRIEAKLGIAHAAQPSSRPV
- a CDS encoding glutamate-cysteine ligase family protein codes for the protein MPLNRRHGLFEAFGVELEYMVVDRDTLAIRPIVDAMLFAVSGTYDDIENGAIGWSNELVNHVIELKTNGPAPTLAGLSALFAANVQAVNDHLAPFGAMLMPTGAHPFMDPFKETQLWPHEFNEVYQLYNEIFDCRGHGWANLQSTHINLPFDGDDEFGRLHAAIRLLLPIIPALSASTPLLDGAYTGFLDSRLETYRHNQKRIPAIAGKVVPEAVFTQADYHQRIYLPIQEGIAPFDGQGILQSTFMNSRGAIARFDRSAIEIRIVDIQECPAADLAITAGIAAVTRALVDQRWCGYEAQKRWHEDDLAALFLDVICTGERTIIRDQAYLATMGLSALSADAGSVWQHLFEQVRADVEPELVDVLEAVLARGSLSSRIIRRLGAKPTPAAIRETYRELAMCLAENRLFDA
- a CDS encoding HAD family phosphatase encodes the protein MESRLISRDKRVIVFDVGGVLIDWNPRYLYRRLFGSDLEEMEYFLRHICSAEWNEQMDRGITFERAIAERIKEYPAYDPFIRAYYAQWDEMVGGPIDETVRILSRLHAGDSYLCALTNWSAETFPIMKRRFSFLSWFEELVVSGEEKVAKPDPAIFHILLRRIKRKPQQCLFVDDKAANIEVAEQLGFQTLLYESPEQLEGGLQLMGVL
- a CDS encoding YdeI/OmpD-associated family protein yields the protein MAPPSNEPFAAAVLRQIGGYNSHYLLIPPEIADGYRSAGVKRVIATLNGRPFNRAILGNADGERFLVVGLPILRDIKARPGDIVMIELMPDPEPDRIELGIEFTEVLELDDEAAERFYSFTPGRQRSMAYYVTSARREETRIKRSLDLAHKLRTRTLYGDREQEL